A single region of the Sulfitobacter sp. D7 genome encodes:
- a CDS encoding serine hydrolase domain-containing protein yields MTFAATPALQAVVDHALAHETDWPRSMYHPDGAYVGNREWNESGPWTEIVGPAKPRGGPAGVILHRGQRVADWGDTTRTDMTFSIAKSYLSVLAGLAVKDGLITDLDAPVGDSVPGPHFAGDHNGRITWRHMLQMNSEWRGEIFGKDDQVDHYRQIGPGADNSRKGQLRKVRPPGSHYEYNDVRVNALAYALLMRFGRPLPEVLRARIMGPIGASDDWRWEGYSTSRIEMAGRRVQSVTGGGHWGGGLFIGADDHARFGQFICQNGQWNGAQILPEGWMQQALTPTPTLDKYGFLWWLNRGAEADPKLPETAFSAQGAGGHTIWIAPKHDIVAVMRWLAPTATPHFLRQLFAALADH; encoded by the coding sequence ATGACATTCGCAGCCACCCCCGCCCTGCAAGCCGTCGTCGACCACGCGCTGGCGCATGAGACTGACTGGCCCCGCTCGATGTATCACCCCGATGGGGCCTATGTTGGCAACCGCGAGTGGAACGAAAGCGGCCCTTGGACCGAGATCGTGGGCCCGGCAAAGCCGCGCGGCGGCCCGGCAGGGGTGATCCTGCACCGGGGGCAGCGGGTCGCCGATTGGGGCGATACGACGCGGACCGACATGACCTTTTCCATCGCCAAGAGCTACCTGTCGGTGCTGGCGGGGCTGGCGGTGAAGGATGGGCTGATCACCGACCTCGACGCGCCCGTGGGCGACAGCGTGCCGGGGCCGCATTTTGCGGGCGACCACAACGGGCGCATCACTTGGCGGCATATGTTGCAGATGAACAGTGAATGGCGCGGCGAGATTTTCGGCAAAGACGATCAGGTCGACCATTACCGCCAGATCGGGCCGGGCGCAGACAACAGCCGCAAGGGACAATTGCGCAAAGTCCGCCCACCGGGAAGCCATTACGAATACAACGACGTGCGGGTGAACGCGCTGGCCTATGCGCTGCTGATGCGGTTCGGCCGCCCGCTGCCAGAGGTGCTGCGCGCGCGGATCATGGGCCCGATTGGCGCCTCAGACGATTGGCGGTGGGAGGGCTATTCGACCTCTCGGATCGAGATGGCGGGCAGGCGCGTTCAATCGGTCACCGGCGGTGGCCATTGGGGCGGCGGGCTGTTCATCGGCGCCGACGATCACGCGCGCTTCGGCCAGTTCATCTGCCAAAACGGCCAGTGGAACGGCGCGCAGATCTTGCCCGAAGGTTGGATGCAGCAAGCGCTGACGCCCACGCCGACACTGGATAAATACGGCTTCCTGTGGTGGCTGAACCGCGGGGCGGAGGCTGACCCCAAGCTGCCCGAAACCGCCTTTAGCGCGCAGGGCGCGGGTGGGCACACGATCTGGATCGCGCCGAAGCATGACATCGTGGCGGTGATGCGCTGGCTCGCCCCAACCGCCACGCCGCACTTTCTGCGCCAGCTTTTCGCTGCGCTGGCAGACCACTGA
- a CDS encoding Lrp/AsnC family transcriptional regulator yields the protein MPQTPRLDATDRRIIRALQRNGRMTNLDLAEEVGLSPSPCLRRLRALEKNGAIRGYSVEVDAKAYGLPVTVMVRVTLDGHDEGTVKRFENKIRAIPEVLECFVMSGLSDYLLRVVVGDLEDYERFVRARLHPIGGIGSIDTSFVYGVVKRSQVYPDIGG from the coding sequence ATGCCCCAAACACCCCGACTGGACGCTACTGACCGCCGCATCATCCGCGCGCTACAGCGCAATGGCCGGATGACGAACCTTGATCTGGCCGAGGAAGTTGGCCTGTCGCCTTCCCCCTGTCTCCGCCGCCTGCGGGCGCTTGAGAAAAACGGCGCGATCCGTGGCTATAGTGTGGAGGTCGACGCCAAGGCCTACGGCCTGCCGGTTACGGTCATGGTGCGGGTAACGCTCGATGGCCATGACGAGGGCACGGTGAAACGTTTTGAAAATAAGATTCGCGCGATCCCGGAGGTGCTGGAGTGCTTCGTGATGAGCGGATTGTCAGACTACCTGCTGCGCGTGGTGGTGGGCGATCTGGAAGACTACGAGCGTTTCGTGCGCGCCCGGCTGCACCCCATCGGCGGCATCGGGTCGATCGACACCAGTTTTGTCTACGGGGTGGTCAAACGCTCTCAGGTCTATCCTGATATTGGGGGCTGA
- a CDS encoding methionine gamma-lyase — protein MTENQKSFSTRAIHHGYDAQSEQGALNPPIYMSSTFTFETAEAGGDMFAGERAGHFYTRISNPTLDHLEKRIANLEGAEAGLATASGMGAITSTLWTFLQAGDEIIIDKTLYGCTFAFMTHGLPRFGVKVTLVDMTEPENLSEVISAQTKIVYFETPANPNNRLVDIAAISAIAHRAGAKVVVDNTYATPVITRPIEHGADIVLHSATKFLSGHGDVVAGLVVGSAEDMTQVRLVGLKDMTGAVMSPLTAMLLLRGIKTLELRMERHCATAAKVAEALEAHPAVLHVAYPGLESFPQAELARGQMGNFGGMIPFEVKGGKPGGIAFMNRLHLIQRAVSLGDAESLIQHPASMTHSTYSPEERAEHGIAEGLVRLSVGLESAEDIIDDLYAALGAHNMQAA, from the coding sequence ATGACCGAGAACCAGAAATCCTTTTCCACCCGCGCCATCCACCACGGGTATGACGCGCAAAGCGAACAGGGCGCGCTGAACCCGCCGATCTACATGAGCTCGACCTTCACCTTCGAGACCGCCGAGGCCGGCGGCGACATGTTCGCGGGCGAGCGCGCGGGGCATTTCTATACCCGCATTTCCAATCCGACGCTGGACCATCTGGAAAAACGCATTGCCAACCTTGAGGGGGCCGAAGCGGGCCTCGCCACCGCCTCGGGCATGGGGGCGATCACCTCCACGCTCTGGACATTCCTGCAGGCGGGCGATGAGATCATCATCGACAAGACGCTTTATGGCTGCACCTTTGCATTTATGACCCACGGCCTGCCGCGCTTTGGCGTCAAGGTGACGCTGGTCGACATGACCGAGCCTGAAAACCTTTCCGAGGTGATCAGCGCTCAGACCAAGATCGTCTATTTCGAAACCCCCGCGAACCCGAACAACCGTCTGGTGGACATCGCCGCGATCTCGGCCATTGCGCATCGCGCCGGGGCCAAGGTGGTGGTCGACAACACCTATGCCACGCCGGTGATCACCCGTCCCATCGAACATGGCGCGGACATCGTGTTGCATTCGGCGACGAAATTCCTCTCCGGTCACGGTGATGTGGTCGCGGGTCTTGTCGTTGGCAGTGCCGAGGACATGACGCAGGTGCGGCTTGTCGGGCTCAAAGACATGACCGGTGCCGTGATGTCGCCGCTGACCGCCATGCTGCTCTTGCGCGGGATCAAAACGCTGGAACTGCGGATGGAGCGGCACTGCGCCACGGCCGCCAAGGTGGCCGAGGCGCTCGAAGCGCATCCGGCGGTGCTGCATGTCGCCTATCCGGGGCTGGAGAGCTTTCCGCAGGCCGAACTGGCGCGGGGGCAGATGGGCAATTTCGGCGGCATGATCCCCTTTGAGGTCAAGGGCGGCAAACCGGGCGGCATCGCCTTTATGAACCGTCTGCACCTCATTCAGCGCGCGGTGAGCCTTGGCGATGCGGAAAGCCTGATCCAGCATCCGGCGAGCATGACCCATTCCACCTATTCCCCCGAGGAACGCGCCGAGCATGGCATCGCCGAAGGGCTGGTGCGGCTCTCGGTTGGGCTGGAATCTGCGGAAGACATCATTGATGACCTTTACGCCGCGCTTGGCGCGCATAACATGCAAGCGGCCTGA
- a CDS encoding transketolase-like TK C-terminal-containing protein, with protein MTALAPAQLKTIEQRLLWLSHWMIHNANHIRPKVDGIKVGGHQASSASMVSIMTALYFSALRPEDRVAVKPHASPIFHAMQYLMGNQTREKMENFRGFQGVQSYPSRTKDIDDVDFSTGSVGLGVAVTSFASLVQDYITAKVWGADVDLGRMVALVGDAELDEGNIYEALQEGWKNDLRNTWWIIDYNRQSLDGVVREGLFKRIEQIFDAFGWDVVKVKYGALQRAAFDEPGGDKLRDWIDNCPNQLYSALTYQGGAVWRERLMEALGDQGDVTALIDARSDDELAELMENLGGNCVETMAETFAAIDHDRPVCFLAYTIKGWGTPIAGHKDNHGGLMTKSQMADWQKHMGVNEGAEWEKFATVDDPDALQAALDRVPFFAKGRRRYGDATLPVPQIELSSDREISTQMAFGKILDDLSKGDSDLAARIVTMSPDVTGTTNLGPWVNRRKLFARSEQADTFINEKIPSTAKWEFTPEGQHIELGIAEMNLFLLLGAAGLSHSLFGKRVIPIGTVYDPFVARGLDALNYACYQDARFMIVGTPSGVTLAPEGGAHQSIGTPLIGMSQDGLASFEPAFADELAVIMQWAFDYLQKDGEGDPDERTWLRDETGGSVYLRLTTNPIEQPGKRVDEDFRQGAIDGAYWLRKPGPNCDVVIAYQGAVAPEAIKAAGNIAEGRRDVGVLAVTSADRLNAGWTAAQRARARGNAAAESHIETLLGQLPRNCKLVTVIDGHPATLSWLGSVVGHQTVPLGVEHFGQTGTIADLYRHFGIDARSIVEKVQGLTPGRQMLHRVAG; from the coding sequence ATGACCGCTCTCGCCCCTGCCCAGCTCAAAACCATCGAACAACGTCTGCTGTGGCTGTCGCATTGGATGATCCACAACGCCAACCACATCCGGCCCAAGGTGGACGGGATCAAGGTGGGCGGGCATCAGGCGTCTTCGGCCTCCATGGTGTCGATCATGACGGCGCTTTATTTCAGCGCCCTGCGGCCCGAGGACCGGGTGGCGGTCAAACCCCATGCCTCCCCGATCTTCCACGCGATGCAATATCTGATGGGCAATCAGACCCGCGAGAAGATGGAAAACTTCCGCGGGTTTCAGGGCGTGCAGAGCTACCCCAGCCGGACCAAGGACATCGACGATGTAGACTTCTCCACCGGATCGGTGGGTCTTGGCGTGGCAGTGACTTCCTTCGCCTCATTGGTGCAGGACTACATCACCGCGAAGGTTTGGGGCGCGGATGTCGATCTGGGCCGCATGGTGGCGCTGGTGGGCGATGCGGAACTCGACGAGGGCAATATTTATGAGGCCCTGCAAGAGGGTTGGAAGAACGATCTGCGCAACACATGGTGGATCATCGACTACAACCGCCAATCGCTCGACGGGGTGGTGCGTGAAGGGCTGTTCAAACGGATCGAGCAGATTTTCGACGCCTTCGGCTGGGATGTGGTCAAGGTGAAATACGGTGCCCTGCAACGCGCCGCCTTTGACGAGCCGGGCGGCGACAAACTGCGCGACTGGATCGACAATTGCCCCAACCAACTTTACTCGGCGCTGACCTATCAGGGCGGCGCGGTCTGGCGCGAGCGGCTGATGGAGGCGCTTGGCGATCAGGGCGATGTCACAGCACTGATCGACGCGCGCAGCGATGACGAACTGGCCGAACTGATGGAGAACCTCGGCGGCAACTGCGTTGAGACCATGGCCGAGACCTTTGCCGCCATCGACCACGACCGCCCGGTCTGTTTTCTGGCCTACACGATCAAGGGCTGGGGCACGCCGATCGCGGGGCACAAGGACAACCACGGCGGGCTGATGACCAAAAGTCAGATGGCCGATTGGCAGAAACACATGGGAGTGAATGAGGGCGCGGAATGGGAGAAATTCGCCACCGTCGACGACCCCGATGCCCTGCAAGCTGCGCTCGACCGCGTGCCGTTTTTTGCCAAGGGCCGCCGCCGCTACGGTGACGCGACCCTGCCGGTGCCGCAGATCGAACTTTCCAGCGACCGCGAGATTTCCACGCAAATGGCCTTTGGCAAGATCCTCGACGATCTGTCGAAAGGCGACAGCGATCTGGCCGCGCGTATCGTCACCATGTCCCCCGACGTGACCGGCACCACGAACCTCGGCCCGTGGGTGAACCGGCGCAAGCTGTTCGCGCGCAGCGAACAGGCCGACACCTTCATCAACGAGAAAATCCCCTCCACCGCGAAATGGGAGTTCACCCCCGAGGGCCAGCATATCGAGCTAGGCATCGCCGAGATGAACCTCTTTCTGCTCTTGGGTGCGGCGGGTCTGTCGCATTCGCTCTTTGGCAAGCGGGTCATTCCCATCGGCACGGTCTACGACCCCTTCGTCGCCCGCGGCTTGGATGCGTTGAACTATGCCTGCTATCAAGATGCGCGCTTTATGATTGTCGGCACGCCGTCGGGCGTGACGCTCGCCCCCGAAGGCGGCGCGCATCAGTCGATCGGCACACCGCTGATTGGGATGAGCCAAGACGGGCTGGCGAGCTTCGAGCCTGCCTTTGCCGATGAGTTGGCCGTCATCATGCAGTGGGCTTTCGATTATCTGCAAAAGGACGGCGAGGGCGACCCGGACGAACGCACGTGGCTGCGCGATGAGACCGGCGGCTCGGTCTATCTCCGGCTCACCACCAATCCCATCGAACAGCCCGGCAAGCGCGTGGACGAGGACTTCCGCCAAGGCGCCATCGACGGGGCCTATTGGCTGCGCAAACCGGGGCCGAACTGCGACGTGGTGATCGCCTATCAAGGCGCGGTGGCGCCCGAAGCGATCAAAGCGGCGGGCAACATCGCCGAAGGCCGCCGCGATGTCGGCGTACTGGCGGTGACCTCTGCTGACCGTCTGAACGCGGGCTGGACCGCCGCGCAACGCGCCCGCGCGCGGGGCAATGCGGCGGCGGAAAGCCATATCGAGACGCTGCTGGGGCAGCTCCCGCGCAACTGCAAACTGGTCACGGTGATCGACGGGCATCCGGCGACGCTTTCGTGGCTGGGCTCGGTCGTTGGGCACCAGACCGTGCCGCTTGGGGTTGAGCACTTCGGCCAGACCGGCACCATTGCCGACCTTTATCGCCACTTCGGGATCGACGCGCGGTCAATCGTGGAAAAGGTGCAGGGGCTGACCCCGGGCCGCCAGATGCTTCACCGGGTTGCGGGCTAG
- a CDS encoding isoaspartyl peptidase/L-asparaginase family protein, protein MTYSLAIHGGAGTILKENITPEQEAAYHDALARALEAGEAILREGGSAMDAVEAAVCALEDEPLFNAGRGAVYTSEGAQEMDAAVMDGRDRRAGSVAGVFGPKNPVKLARAVMERTEHVTLIGPNALEIARQAGLEFGDRNYFFTQSRWDALQETLAMRARGEVSDDPARRHGTVGAVARDVAGNIAAATSTGGMTAKAPGRVGDTPMIGAGTFADNATCAVSATGHGEVFIRWNAAGEIAARMRHAGEDLATAADHVVMQDLAPNDGSGGVIAVDGAGNIAIPFNSQGMYRGSVRQGSAPETNIY, encoded by the coding sequence ATGACCTATTCCCTTGCCATCCACGGCGGTGCCGGAACCATCCTCAAGGAAAATATCACCCCCGAGCAAGAGGCCGCCTATCACGACGCCCTCGCCCGCGCGCTAGAAGCGGGCGAAGCCATCCTGCGCGAAGGGGGCAGCGCGATGGACGCGGTCGAAGCGGCGGTCTGCGCGCTGGAGGATGAGCCCCTGTTCAACGCAGGGCGCGGCGCGGTCTATACCTCGGAAGGCGCGCAGGAGATGGACGCCGCCGTGATGGACGGGCGCGACCGCAGGGCGGGATCGGTCGCCGGTGTCTTTGGCCCGAAGAACCCGGTGAAACTGGCCCGCGCGGTGATGGAGCGGACCGAGCATGTCACGCTCATTGGCCCCAACGCGCTCGAGATCGCGCGGCAAGCGGGGCTTGAATTCGGCGACCGCAACTACTTTTTCACCCAGTCCCGCTGGGACGCGCTGCAAGAGACGCTTGCGATGCGGGCGCGCGGCGAAGTCTCGGACGATCCGGCGCGGCGGCATGGCACCGTGGGGGCCGTGGCGCGCGATGTTGCAGGAAATATAGCCGCCGCCACCTCAACAGGGGGCATGACCGCCAAGGCCCCGGGCCGCGTGGGCGACACGCCGATGATCGGCGCGGGCACCTTCGCCGATAACGCGACCTGCGCGGTCTCGGCCACCGGACATGGAGAGGTCTTTATCCGCTGGAACGCGGCGGGCGAAATCGCCGCACGCATGCGACACGCGGGCGAAGACCTTGCCACCGCCGCCGATCATGTGGTGATGCAGGATCTGGCCCCCAACGACGGGTCGGGCGGGGTCATCGCCGTGGACGGTGCGGGCAATATCGCCATACCGTTCAATTCCCAAGGGATGTACCGCGGCTCGGTGCGGCAAGGCAGCGCCCCCGAAACCAACATCTACTGA
- a CDS encoding TRAP transporter small permease subunit, with protein sequence MRFLAAIARVICAVNLFIGNLFSWLALGIVLVCFTVVVQRYLFAISFVWMQDLYIWLNGAMFTAVAGFALLRDDHVRVDIFYRPATMARRALIDLIGVVVFLLPFCWIVYTYSMPFVTRAWGYQEGSANVGGMPGLYILKAFIIGFAFLLAIQGIAWIIRSILVLSGNAELVPKSMQYSRDQIPADHPQGAV encoded by the coding sequence GTGCGTTTTTTAGCAGCAATTGCCAGAGTTATCTGCGCGGTGAACTTATTCATCGGCAATCTCTTCTCATGGCTCGCACTCGGCATCGTGTTGGTCTGTTTCACCGTGGTCGTGCAGCGCTATCTTTTCGCGATCAGCTTCGTTTGGATGCAAGATCTCTATATTTGGCTAAACGGCGCGATGTTCACCGCCGTTGCGGGCTTTGCCCTGCTGCGCGACGACCATGTGCGGGTCGATATCTTTTACCGCCCCGCCACGATGGCACGCCGCGCGCTGATCGACCTGATCGGCGTGGTCGTTTTTTTGCTGCCCTTCTGCTGGATCGTTTACACCTATTCGATGCCCTTCGTGACACGCGCATGGGGTTATCAAGAAGGGTCCGCCAATGTGGGCGGCATGCCGGGGCTTTATATTCTCAAGGCCTTCATCATCGGCTTTGCATTTCTACTCGCAATTCAAGGGATTGCATGGATCATCCGCTCCATCCTCGTGCTCAGCGGCAATGCTGAGCTGGTGCCCAAATCCATGCAATACAGCCGGGACCAAATCCCCGCAGACCACCCGCAGGGAGCCGTTTGA
- a CDS encoding TRAP transporter large permease, giving the protein MDPILIGEMLAALMFFGVIGFLLLGFPVAFTLAGVSLLFGLVGIGFGVFDPSNFGSLPNRYIGFMTNEVLVAVPLFIFMGVMLERSQIAEQLLMTMGKLFGNMRGGLGFSVVIVGAMLAASTGVVGATVVTMGLISLPAMLRAGYDPKLATGVICASGTLGQIIPPSTVLIFMGDMLAGINSQVQMAKGNFAPSPVSVGDLFAGALLPGILLVSLYMGYVLFKAVTAPASCPATPVPADEKGQLLRDFFVALVPPLLLILAVLGSILGGIATPTEAASVGAVGAMVLAALRWRLSFRILRETMIATATITSMVFIILLGASVFSIVFRMMGGDNLVHEFLSNLPGGPLAAVAVVMIIMFFLGFILDTFEIIFIVIPITAPVLLMLDVDPIWLGVLVGVNLQTSFLTPPFGFALFYLRGVAPADLPTSAIYKGILPFVLLQVVAIAILFAFPQIVTWLPKLIAG; this is encoded by the coding sequence ATGGATCCGATTTTGATCGGCGAAATGCTCGCCGCGCTTATGTTCTTTGGCGTGATCGGCTTTTTGCTATTGGGCTTCCCGGTCGCCTTCACGCTTGCTGGTGTGTCGTTGCTCTTTGGATTGGTCGGCATCGGCTTTGGCGTCTTCGACCCATCGAACTTCGGCTCTCTGCCGAACCGTTACATCGGCTTCATGACCAACGAAGTCTTGGTCGCCGTGCCGCTATTTATCTTCATGGGGGTGATGCTGGAGCGCAGTCAGATCGCCGAGCAACTGCTGATGACCATGGGCAAACTCTTTGGCAATATGCGCGGCGGGCTTGGCTTTTCGGTCGTGATCGTGGGTGCGATGCTGGCCGCCTCAACCGGTGTGGTTGGCGCGACGGTTGTGACCATGGGGCTGATCTCTCTGCCTGCCATGTTGCGGGCAGGCTATGATCCAAAGCTTGCCACCGGCGTCATCTGCGCGAGCGGGACACTGGGCCAGATCATTCCACCGTCGACCGTTTTGATCTTCATGGGCGACATGCTCGCGGGTATCAACTCGCAAGTGCAGATGGCCAAGGGGAACTTTGCGCCATCGCCCGTGTCGGTCGGCGACCTTTTCGCCGGGGCGCTTTTGCCGGGCATCCTACTGGTGTCGCTTTACATGGGCTATGTCCTGTTCAAGGCCGTGACTGCGCCTGCCTCCTGCCCTGCGACACCCGTTCCTGCGGATGAAAAAGGCCAGCTTCTGCGGGACTTCTTTGTGGCGCTGGTGCCGCCGCTCTTGCTGATCCTTGCCGTTCTCGGTTCGATCCTCGGCGGTATTGCGACACCGACCGAGGCGGCTTCGGTCGGGGCCGTGGGCGCGATGGTCTTGGCAGCGTTGCGCTGGCGCCTGTCCTTCCGCATTCTGCGGGAGACGATGATCGCCACGGCCACGATCACCAGTATGGTCTTTATCATTCTGCTGGGCGCCTCGGTCTTTTCCATCGTGTTCCGCATGATGGGCGGCGACAATCTGGTGCATGAGTTCCTGAGCAACCTGCCCGGCGGCCCCTTGGCGGCGGTGGCGGTGGTGATGATCATCATGTTCTTCCTCGGGTTCATCCTTGATACCTTTGAGATCATCTTCATCGTGATCCCGATCACCGCGCCCGTGCTTTTGATGCTGGATGTTGATCCGATCTGGCTGGGTGTTTTGGTTGGGGTGAACCTGCAAACCTCCTTCCTCACGCCGCCCTTTGGCTTTGCGCTGTTCTATCTGCGGGGTGTGGCCCCGGCAGACCTGCCGACCAGTGCGATCTACAAGGGCATCCTGCCGTTTGTGCTGTTGCAGGTGGTGGCGATTGCGATCCTGTTTGCCTTCCCGCAGATCGTGACGTGGTTGCCGAAGTTGATCGCCGGGTAA